TTTAGGATTAATTATATTACCAGTAGCTTTTGTTTATAGTGATCATCTCTATCTAACTCTTGAAAGAATTATTCCAAATGATCATAATATTGAATTGAATGAGTTAAAGAATAGAGATAGAACAAGACATGCTAGAATCTTACAATCTTCAATTGGTGTTGTTGATTTCTCTGTTCAAGGTTCTGCTGATCCTCACACTTTCGGGTAATCAGCTTTTTCTATTTCTGGGGTTTTGTTATTAGTTGAATGTGAATCATGTTTTCATTGAAAATTCTCGGAAAATCTTGATCTTTTGTGGGAAAGATTGTTATTTGGGCTTAAATTGATTTGGTATTGATTATCTGTAATTTTTGAATTCTGGGTTTTCTGGGTTTGATTCATATAGGTTATATTTCACCAGAGTGAAACTAGGCTCACCACCAAAGGAATTCAATGTACAGATTGATACAGGAAGTGATATGTTGTGGGTTAATTGCAATTCATGCAGTGGTTGTCCCAAAAGCAGTGGACTTGGAGTGAGATTTTGTTTTTTCCCCTTTTCTAATGTCCTTTGCTATATATGCCAATTTAATCTTGAGAATCTTAATAATATTGTGTATTTCTGGTTTGCAGATAGAGCTGCAGTTCTTTGATCCTGGCAGTTCATCTTCAGCTTCTCCAATATCATGTACCGACAGCGTATGCAGCTCCGTTGTTCATACTGTTGAGGCTGTTTGTCTTGAAAATTCTCACTGTGGTTACCAATTCcagtatggagatggtagtgggGCAGCAGGGTTTTATCTGTCAGACATGTTGGGTTTTGACACAGTTACTGGCAATTCTCTCATGTCTAACTCTTCAGCTCCTGTTGTTTTTGGGTGTAGTAACCATCTGTCTGGGGACTTCACTGATACAGATAATGCAGTTGATGGAATTATTGGTTTTGGGCAACATGATATGTCTATCATCCAACAATTATCTTCGAGAGGGATAACACCAAGGGTGTTCTCACATTGTTTGGATGGAACCGGCAGGGGTGGTGGTGTATTAGTTCTTGGTGAAGTTGTGGCAGAGGGTATTGTTTATAGTCCGCTTGTTCCATCAAAGTAATGGTCTTCTTAACCTACTAAATATTCCTGTTTACATGTCCCTTAATTTCATCATCCGTGCACGTTTTGCATTAGAGAATGTTGTAATGTTAAGTATGGttgattcctcttttgattccTGCAGGTCTCTCTATAACTTGGATTTGCAAAGTATTGCTATCAATGGACAACTGGTGCCTATTGATCCAGCTGTTTTCTCAAACGGTCAAGGAACCATTGTTGATTCTGGAACAACTTTGGCACACCTACCTGAAGAAGCGTTCGATCCATTTGTCAATGCCGTAAGTTATCAGTATTAGTATGTCATTCAAGTTGTTCTTTCCTGATCAATATAAAACATATTTTTCTCGCTACAGCTTGTTGCTGTTGTTCAACAGTCCGTAAAACCTTTCATAGATAAAAAAGGAAACCAATGTTTTATTGCCCAAACCAGGTTCGTTTTTGAGAACTTTTTTCCAATCATATTTACTATTTTACCTTTTTACTGGTTTGTAAGGGTGCTACCTTAACCATTTGCATTATGTATGTGATGTTCAGTGTCAGTGAAGCATTTCCTCCAGTTATGTTAAATTTTGCGGGGGGTGCAACAATGGTTTTAAAGCCCGAAAATTACCTAGTACAAACATCTGGTCATCAAGTGAGTGTTTCAGCATGACCTTAGATATATAGCAAATAGTGGCTGTTCATGTTAGTGAAAATTTTAGAGTTCCGCCACCTTCTGAATTTGCGGAAAATCTATTGTTACAGGGTGAATGGTGTGTTGGCTTTCAAAAAGGTGACTTGCAAGGTCAACGGGTTACAATTTTAGGAGGTTAGTTCACTGAGCTGCAAAGGCTTCATCCAATTCTTCTCCTTAGCTTCTCGAGTAGAAGGTATGTGGTGTTCTGATGAGAACGATCTAATATTGCTATCTTTTCTCTTAACAGACCTTGTTCTTAAAGATAAGATTATTATTTATGATCTGGCTCGCCAACGCATTGGATGGGTAAATTATGATTGTAAGTTTAGCTTCCTCAAATCCCATAATGTCTATTGCTTATCAGCAATTCAGTACTATCCTTAGTGCATTCGACGATCTCACTTGGTACCTCTTCTTCTGTTACTAAAATGATTTAATATGCATACAGGTTCACAGCCAGTAAATGTCACATTGGGTTCTGGTAATGAGAAAATCAGAGAGGATGCTTTATACCAGTTAATAATACCAATAGCTGCCACTGCAATCTCACTGTATATCTCCTTGTTTACCAGGTTCTGATTTTTGAAAATTAGGATTATATACCAGTGCAGCCCTGTCTATTATAATGGATTTCAATGAGTCATAGGTCAACCAGAACTAAGAGTGAGATATGACCAAACTTGTACTCAGCATATGTTCATCAAAGAAAGATTAATTTGGCATCTGTTCTCCAAAAAATGCTGTTCACTTCTCCATTGACCATGGTccattgtatttttattttttactgtTATGGCATTCTTGTTTTGCATGCATCTAGCCCTTCCCCTGGTCATTACTTTTCTTTAGGACATTGCAAGCTGAAAAATGGGAGAATATGGACCCTCAAAACCC
This genomic stretch from Papaver somniferum cultivar HN1 chromosome 5, ASM357369v1, whole genome shotgun sequence harbors:
- the LOC113284113 gene encoding aspartic proteinase-like protein 2 isoform X3, with amino-acid sequence MPAFLHAGFLIFALGLIILPVAFVYSDHLYLTLERIIPNDHNIELNELKNRDRTRHARILQSSIGVVDFSVQGSADPHTFGLYFTRVKLGSPPKEFNVQIDTGSDMLWVNCNSCSGCPKSSGLGIELQFFDPGSSSSASPISCTDSVCSSVVHTVEAVCLENSHCGYQFQYGDGSGAAGFYLSDMLGFDTVTGNSLMSNSSAPVVFGCSNHLSGDFTDTDNAVDGIIGFGQHDMSIIQQLSSRGITPRVFSHCLDGTGRGGGVLVLGEVVAEGIVYSPLVPSKSLYNLDLQSIAINGQLVPIDPAVFSNGQGTIVDSGTTLAHLPEEAFDPFVNALVAVVQQSVKPFIDKKGNQCFIAQTSVSEAFPPVMLNFAGGATMVLKPENYLVQTSGHQGEWCVGFQKGDLQGQRVTILGDLVLKDKIIIYDLARQRIGWVNYDCSQPVNVTLGSGNEKIREDALYQLIIPIAATAISL